Part of the Chloroflexota bacterium genome is shown below.
CAGCCTTGCCCCGACGTCCGCGGAGGTAATACAACTGCTTCCGGCGTACGTGCGCATGACGCAGGACTTCTACTTTCTCCAAGCGGGGCGAAGCCAAGAAGAAGGTTCGTTCCACACCGACACCGTGTGCCGCAATCCGGCGCACGGTAAAACGAGCGTTTGCCCCACTGCCACACAAACGCATCACAACGCCTTGGAAAACTTGGATGCGCTCGCGATCTCCTTCCACAATGCGGTTGTGCACGCGGACGGTATCTCCCGAACGCAGAGGCGGGATATTGGGATTGGGCTCC
Proteins encoded:
- the rplS gene encoding 50S ribosomal protein L19, which encodes MSNLIQTLTAREPNPNIPPLRSGDTVRVHNRIVEGDRERIQVFQGVVMRLCGSGANARFTVRRIAAHGVGVERTFFLASPRLEKVEVLRHAHVRRKQLYYLRGRRGKAARLRDKRFVRPEEPAAEEAQVSETEA